AAAGGGACCAAAAGAAGCAGTTATTCATCATCCTAAACACCCAGATCTGGTTGGAAGCTTCCTTCATCATTGGATCTTCTTCCTGCCCTGTTTGGGGCTGATTTCAGGTGCTCAGATAGACGGGGTTTGGCTTAGGAGTGGGGCGAAGGAGGGGGCGATGCTGGGAGTTCAGGTCGCTGTGGGGATTGAATGCAGGTCACTGGAGCAGTGTGTTGTCAGAATTAAACACTCAGCTGAGCTCAGTGCTCGAGCAAAGTGATGCTTTTAGGTGCTAAACTAGACATCCGTTCACATATAGCAACAAAATGGAGCCTCCACTGATTAGccagcagcacaaaacacaagaaatacCTCTATTTTTGTTGGTACACACGACTGAAACAACGCATCTCATCTCGGGGAAATGTGACACCAAGAGCAGATGGCCTACAGAGAATGGGAATCCTATCCAGTGGAGTGGAAAAGATTTAAGTAACGTATGGAATATGGAAAGACAACATATTACAGCAGATTCCAATCAGAAACTAGCACTACaagcagctttaatgttagATTCCACCGTCTGACCATCCACAGCAGCATTTAAAAGACTTTTCAATGCCAGATCTTCGGTTTCGAGGCTTAAAAAGGGTGAAGAGACATGGTTTGGAAACAGGACAGGCCATCGAAAGCACTGCGCCTCCAACCAAGCAACCAACCTACCTTGTATACTTGTCCATAGGTGCCATTTCCAACTACTTCCACCAGCTCAAATATCCCAGCCGGGTCCTGGAACAGAAAAAGCAGagatttgttttagttttcagtgGAAAGCagagttgttttttcttgtatcACACCAACAGCAGTGTCCAGTGTGAGCCAGCTGTTGCGCCCTGGTCTACCCCTACATGCCAAATGCATCTCGAACAAAGGAAAGCCAGACACTGGCAACACCTCGCTGTGCTCAGCGGTCATTTTCAACACTCCATGAGAGGAGGCCGAAGAAGACCCTGGAACCGGCTAGTTCCAGCCTCACACACGGAGGTTTGCCGCTCAGTCGAGgttttaatgtaaaacagaGCGAAGGAGGGCGAAAAAAACATCGGCTCGGTTCGGCTGCACTCACCCGCAGTGAAGCCAAGTCTATGTCTACCAGACTTTTAGCCGGAGAGTCGTTCGCCatctttctaaataaaagccgaGCTTCGCTTCGCCTGGATGAACTACGGCTCCTGGATCATTGGCGGGGTCTTCGGATGGAGGCTCGCCTTGGATTCCTCTCTGTGGGATCCGCTTGTGAGCAGTAAACCCTGGGCTCTGGCTACTCCATGTTGAggtggcagcagcagcggctCCCTGTTCGCTCTCTGACTTCCAGCACTGGAGGCTAGCTGGGGGGACGGCGGGCTTCCGGTCCGGCGtttcaaaacaaactgaagcacGAGAGGAGATGAAAAGACCAGATTTGAAGCATCcaacacatttcacttttttgcGTCAGTTACTGCCTTTTTGCGTCAGTTAGTGcctttttttcacaatttatgtcgtaattttttttttttttttggggggggggtctgcgacatcatctttcgccagTTTAatcaatcaggtcctttcaaaactccccaaaagaactactcagcagactcatgctaatgaccatcATTAGCATACAAGGGCTCAGTAACACATTTCAAGGACCCCCACctatactcacaacgaccatcgttcaGTCAGATGAGTTTTTGTCTATTTGGCACATATTCAACGATAACTTCATTCCTTTAACCCTTAGATACACAAGTGATtagaccctacactcttccagaagtgggtcagaaatgacctgTAAAGGAGCCAATGtgtttttaggtcatttttctgtcgttttgatTAAgaaaatttatttgtattattgtttgtgcTATATTTTTACCCATACAAtaacaatttcatgtttgaaacatgtttatttttcacttaataacagattttgatcactttgatgattgaaacagaagaatattacacagaacagcaacagaagaatgtcagcatccattttgttgacatctttccactcttttccttcACGTTTGTGCACTTGATCTATTCTTGTGTGATATTATCAGCAATAAAGAAATACTTAGGAGTGCTTTTTCCACCCTTTTTTTTACACTGACAGGGGAATTATATCTGAATTTTCAAGTTATataattgaatttaaaaaaacatcttagtttATATTCTCAGTCACAAGCAATGGTCATTAAGTCAAAGAGGTTAATGCACAGTTATAAATGGTATAAATAAATTAGCTTGGTTTTATAATTATTCTATCTGAACAGAAAATAATTATGAAGTGAAAATTGccagaaacacattaaaaagctGTTAAAACCCACACATATTATATAGGTGAATATCGACATGCTTTCCGAGTTTCATCATAAAGCTActtgattttgttttattctgaaatccACCCATCCCCACTtcctcctctgccctgcctgctgctgtccagcttCACACCGCTCCGCCtcaacagcacaaacacaggAAGCCGGTCGGCcgcacacagaaagaaaaagggcTGGGCCTCCCAAACATCAAGCGTGGACACTGATATGTAAAGCACGGTTCCATCCACCTGCACGACGGCGGTTTTTACCCCTCTGAGGGGCAGCAGGGTAGGAGGGATGGCAGCAGAGGCCCCCCTCCTAACCTCACAGCTCAGCATCCATATGGACATGCGCATGCGGGGGGGGGGCTTCACTGTCAATATTGGTAATCATGGGTGTGGCAAGTGAGCAGCCTCAGGAGTGATGCTGCGTGTTTGTGAGCATGAGGAGCAAACAGGAGGCTTTTAAGAcgtcataaataataaatggcTGCTCAGGTAGACGGCTCATCTTCCTGAATGTGAATCAGAACATCACACTACACGAGCAGATTTCTGTCAGAcagtgcagcaaaaacacactgtGATCTTTACTGCCAGCACCAACGTGTGTCAATACAAGCAGCTGCACATCACAACTCCACCATGAAATGTTCTGTTGCTTAAACAAACCTTAACATCGGCGACACGGGACAGGTTGAACCAGTCTGGCAGCTTCAGAGCAGCAGGAAGCTGGCAGGGAAGAGTCACCTGAACGAGCAGAAAGCCCCGAGGCGTTCAGTGTAAGACTTTAAGACACTTAACTGATACCTGCGCTCCCTAAATCACCTTAAACTCATCTGCCAGGAGGTGGATATTTGACACCGATAATGTGAGAGCTAATCCACGCCCTGGTTTAAGATGCGTGTGAAGTTTGAGCTCTGCCTTTATGTCTTTAATGTCAGGGCAACAGTCCTGTGTGCTGACATTTGGTTCAATGGTTCAGCTTCTATTTGTAAAAGATCAAATTAGAAATGCTTTACTGCCAACTGGTGGTTAAATGATGCTACTGCAGATTTACACCAAagagccacagcattaaaaccactgacgtGGAGCAAAATGTCATAACAATGCAACATCCTGCTGTGTGACGATGACCATTGgtgtgtctgtccgtctgtcagcaacattactcaaaaacggagtaATGGATTTGGAAGAAAttgtcagggaaggtcagaaatgacacaaggaccaagtaattagattttgccagtgatacggcttatagtctggattaaTGGATTTGTTGTATCATTGTGAAATAGCGGCACGGcgccactgtaactatgacaacaagctccatcagctgcctgctgacatcACATGGGTTAATATATAAATGAGGGACTTTTGATGTCCATGGGATAGatcttgcatatatttttattgtaatatgtttttatgttcaatatgatcatgtttttaatataataataataataataataataataacaataataataactttatttataaagcgcttttcGTCAAAGTGCcgtacacagaaataaaaacagataaataaaaacagataaaaggaATTCACAtgaaagagaaaacaagtgggtcttcagcttagttttaaatacattaatggaGGATGCCTGCCTCATTTCAGCAGGCAGACTGTTCTACAATGTAGGTGCCCGGAAAGAAAAATCCCGTTCCCCCACCATCTTTTTACAGACCTTCGGGATATTCAGAAATCCAGTCCGGAGAGCCCGAGCGGGAACATACAGATTCAGCAGGCTGGATAAATAAGATTGGGCAATTCCATTAACAATTTTATAGGTTGGTAGCAGCACCTTAAAGTCTGCTCTAACAAGAGTTGGTAGCCAATGCAGAGACCAGCACTGGAGTAATATGTTCCTATTTACTTGTTCTGGTCAGAACGTGAGCTGCTGGTTCTGGAACATCTGCAGACCACGAAGACTCTTCATTTACAAatttcatcattatttattctggaaacaatcacttattcataaaaaaaaagactggatatcactaaaatgtcaactaaatatccatcccaatttaataacaaccaccttctaattagctaaacaataagaaaataagCTGAttcaaaatagttttgattgttctttttattaagttgagacaatcatgacagatgtttcttttttggcagtatttaaaattttatatggaaaataataatttgaatCGGTGTCCGGgaaatcactttcagctaagTTATCCGTTACAGAAACACcgctcaaggaagtgtgtttaatccagatcacatgacctgctccacatttCGTGTCTtgattctgtcattttgtgtctcagttttgtcgttttctgtctcgtttttgtcgtttcgtaactgtctctcgtttttgtctggattttgtcattttgtatctcagttttgtcgttttctgtctcgtttttgtcgtttcgtaactgtgtgtctcatttttgtcttgattttgtcattttgtatctcagttttgtcgttttctgtctcgtttttgtcgtttcgcgTCTCGGCTTTGTCGTGTTGTAActgtgtgtctcgtttttgtctcgattttgtcattttgtatctcagttttgtcgttttctgtctcgtttttgtcgcttcgcgtctcggttttgtcgtgtTGTAACcgtgtgtctcgtttttgtcattttgtatctcagttttgtcgttttctgtctcgtttttgtcgcttcgcgtctcggttttgtcgtgtTGTAACcgtgtgtctcgtttttgtcattttgtatctcagttttgtcgttttttgtctcgtttttgtcgcttcgcgtctcggttttgtcgtgtTGTAActgtgtgtctcgtttttgtctcgattttgtcattttgtatctcagttttgtcgttttctgtctcgtttttgtcgcttcgtgtctcagttttgtcgttttgtaactgtgtctctcgtttttgtctcgattttgtcattttgtatctcagttttgtcgttttctgtctcgtttttgtcgcttcgtgtctcggttttgtcgtgtTGTAACtgtatgtctcgtttttgtctcgattttgtcattttgtatctcagttttgtcgttttctgtctcgtttttgtcgcttcgcgtctcggttttgtcgtgtTGTAACcgtgtgtctcgtttttgtcattttgtatctcagttttgtcgttttttgtctcgtttttgtcgcttcgcgtctcggttttgtcgtgtTGTAActgtgtgtctcgtttttgtctcgattttgtcattttgtatctcagttttgtcgttttctgtctcgtttttgtcgtttcgcgTCTCGGCTTTGTCGTGTTGTAACtgtgtgtctcgcttttgtctcgattttgtcattttgtatctcagttttgtcgttttctgtctcgtttttgtcgcttcgcgtctcggttttgtcgtgtTGTAACcgtgtgtctcgtttttgtcattttgtatctcagttttgtcgttttctgtctcgtttttgtcgcttcgcgtctcggttttgtcgtgtTGTAACcgtgtgtctcgtttttgtcattttgtatctcagttttgtcgttttttgtctcgtttttgtcgcttcgcgtctcggttttgtcgtgtTGTAActgtgtgtctcgtttttgtctcgattttgtcattttgtatctcagttttgtcgttttctgtctcgtttttgtcgcttcgtgtctcagttttgtcgttttgtaactgtgtctctcgtttttgtctcgattttgtcattttgtatctcagttttgtcgttttctgtctcgtttttgtcgcttcgtgtctcggttttgtcgtgtTGTAActgtgtgtctcgtttttgtctcgattttgtcattttgtatctcagttttgtcgttttctgtctcgattttgtcaatttgtgtctcatttttgtcagtttgttttgatCCGTTAGAAACCACATGACTGAGCAGCCCTGACGGTGTACTTCGCTCTCTGattacttttcttgttttggccTGTGCCGCCTACCTGAACTTTGTTGCTGACCTGCCACGACACAGAAACAGACTcgaggaacacaacaaagagctcAAGGTGGCTACACCTCCCTGGATCCCGATGTGATTGGCATCTGCAGGACAAACAACTTGATCCACGGACGCTCCACAGTGTCCGTGTTATGGCAGCGTTTTGTCAccgaaagaaaataaaaagaagaagaaactgcaCACAAAAGTAGCATTGACAAAAATCGACACTGCTTGCTAAAGTAATCGGACAAAATAACCCAAATCATTTCTGAGAGCTAATTCAATCAAAggcacaatgaaaaaaagttcaGTAACTGACATGTAACTTTATTACCGACTAGTGTTGACCTTGTAACCCAACGTAGAGGCAGTACTGTCTTACAGCCGACACACCGTTTGTGCCACTAGACAGCAAGTTAATATTATAAATAGCAACATGTAATACAAATGTTGAGCTGCAAGTCAtgttaagaacatttacacgtTACATTTCTGATAGAAAAATGATCCTTTAAAACCCAGCGCCAGTTTCCTTCGACGTAGCGGCATAAACAGGTTTAATAAAGGCAGAGCAACCAGAAGTGCGGCTTTTTTACACCATTTTGATCCCGGAAGAGTCGTTTACTGTCTCACAAAGCATTAAGATGCCTCGAGGAAGCAGGAATCAAtggttaaaaaatgtgaaaagctCCGTAGCTCATAGAAACATTCGTGAAAAATATCATGGTTATTTTCTGGTCCTTCACATTTCTCGTCCAAAAACAGGCGTCTTTGTCTACATCATAGCAACAGAAGCACTGTCAACAACAGGACGAATCGTGATCCAAACAGTGCAATATAACAGCTACATTACAGGATTAAGGGCCTGTATCCCGGCACTACAGAGCATCGGACATATGgataaacattaaatataacagTAGCATGTTCTCCATTAGTTCTGTACCTGTATTTGACCTACATATTGAAGTGTTTCCACCAGTTTAGCAACAACACGATGAGCTGAATCTCATCACCTCCCTCCAAAAAACCCACTGTTaaatatgttattattattagataGCACTTCTCAGAATTGCACATACACCCAACACACCAACAACCCGTCAGTTATTCCaacaaaatgtgtctaaaataagAGCAGAGACGTGACGCCTCACTGTCACATCAGTCCAGTTAGCTACAATACACCCCTGTCTTAGTAAACCAAAAGATGTTGAGGATTTCATATGAACGTGTCTTTTAATTAGTGTAAATCGTTTTTAGTTCAGTAGGAAGTCTGGGCTCGGGTAGCCAAACAGGCTGAAGTCGCCCTGGTAACGGGCGTAGAGACGCCGGATGTCCCGCTTGCTGATGCCTGAGAAGTAGCGCTCCACCTTGGTCCTGTTGTAGCGGGTGATGCCCGGGGGGATGGCCGGGTAGGACACCAGCTCGTCGATGCCCGCCGCTCTGAGGATGTGGGGGGCGTCTCGCTCCAGCGTCTCGTGGTGACCGACCACGCTGTAGTGGATTTCGCACGGCGCGCACAGCTCGGCGTACGTCACCCAGTGGATGATGTGCTCCCCGAACTGCCGGTCCATGCGGCGGCGGCCTTCCACGTCGCCCAGGTAACGGACAAAGTCCTCAAAGTGCAGACCGGAGGCGGCGAGGTCGCTGTCGCGGTGGCTCTTGCGGTATTTCCGTATGATGGCCGGAGCGATGTCGTGTTTGTACCACGGCTCGAAGCGCGGGTTCTTCACAAACTTGTCCTTGAAGGCGGAGATCAGACGCTCGAAAGGATCTCTGACGATGAAAAACTTGAAGTAGGAGTTCAATCTGTTGAGGAACACAGGAAGGATTGACGAGTGGACTTTAGAGACAACAGATCCCActatagcaggggtgtcaaacatgaggctctcatttttgtcattttgcgtttcctttttgtctcatttttagcattttgtttgctttatttgttgctttagtctcgtttttgttactttgtgtctcattttagtaatacttcgtcttgtttttattgctttttttgtatGACTATTGTcgtttatctcatgtttttgttgttttgtttctcgttttgtttcctttttgtcttgcttttttttttgccttattttttgcactttgtgttttgctttattcattgttttgtgtatagtttgtgtcgttttttgaggttttttcatctcacttgtgttgtttgtctcttttttgtcattttgtgtcttttttttaaataattttgatcaTTAAGTGAAATACTGTATTGTTGagctccagatagctgtgactaaatgttttgtggctttgtaatgtgtaaactgaggctgaatgttgttgaaattgaatttatttttcttaagaaacttcaGTTTGCTCATGatattttgcaaaaagataattccttaaatatggactttgttgcactaaaacaaaacaaattggagctgtggttatttataggtgctgtgattttactggtcacttcagatcaaactgggatgaatgtggaacctgaactaaaatgagtttgacgcCATCATGCAGCACAATGTGAACTTTTCTTAAACGCCAGCTTAGAGGCTAATCCTTTACTAGCAGATACCATTTCAGCTCATTCTAATCTTTGTTCTGAGGACATAAACACCAAGTCCTTGTACATGCAGCTATTCGGATTATGATGACTAACCTGTGAGTTATTTCCTGTGGAGAGAGTGACGAGAGGCGAGGGAGGCCATTTTTCTCGTGGTCGTGGACGAGGTTTTCTGGGATCTCCTCCACAGTGGAGAAAGCTCCTGTTGGCACAAATAATCGACGAATTAAACAAAGAGACCTCCAGTAACaaagtttaatttaatatttggaATGTTATTGTCATATTTGACTCATATCCATGCACAAAAAACATCTTgtggaatgaatgaatgaatttgtATTTCagatgtgaggaaaaaaaaaagccacaaaaacaaatcaaaacaaaatgaaatgcaacaaaacaaacaaagcaaaagcacTTTTACTCCTACATCTTGTCCATTTCACCCATCAGTCACTCACTCTCATAATTATTTATGTACAAATgaagaaatat
This portion of the Acanthochromis polyacanthus isolate Apoly-LR-REF ecotype Palm Island chromosome 22, KAUST_Apoly_ChrSc, whole genome shotgun sequence genome encodes:
- the chst10 gene encoding carbohydrate sulfotransferase 10, which gives rise to MRHHWLLLGACGWVLLILMFVSKFMSFRAVDDYGERAGGQSWTVPGTKVVKPVPVSSPEKQAPKPSDQPSAAPTVGEWQSVAEKRIELLSTACKNSSLRNLTHVSISKFVLDRIFVCDKHKILFCQTPKVGNTQWKKVLIVLNGAFSTVEEIPENLVHDHEKNGLPRLSSLSPQEITHRLNSYFKFFIVRDPFERLISAFKDKFVKNPRFEPWYKHDIAPAIIRKYRKSHRDSDLAASGLHFEDFVRYLGDVEGRRRMDRQFGEHIIHWVTYAELCAPCEIHYSVVGHHETLERDAPHILRAAGIDELVSYPAIPPGITRYNRTKVERYFSGISKRDIRRLYARYQGDFSLFGYPSPDFLLN